Proteins encoded together in one Pseudomonas sp. Seg1 window:
- a CDS encoding AAA family ATPase — MQRIVILGNSGSGKSTLARNIGRRLGLPVVHLDPLFWEPGWIEPDNQMFRERVRHAIAGDAWVCEGNYSRRTFDLRLPRADLIIWLDTPRLTCLGRVILRSVLNRPRADLPAGCTERLDKAFLGFLKFVWHFDRVNRPSIDANRLAIGAQIPVVHLRGSQQISAFLAGLSTQAQTAEASHI, encoded by the coding sequence ATGCAGCGCATCGTTATTCTGGGCAACTCGGGCAGTGGAAAATCGACCCTCGCCCGGAACATTGGCCGACGTCTGGGTCTGCCCGTGGTGCATCTCGATCCGCTGTTCTGGGAGCCCGGCTGGATCGAGCCGGATAACCAGATGTTCCGCGAGCGGGTACGACACGCCATCGCCGGTGACGCTTGGGTCTGCGAGGGCAATTATTCGCGACGTACTTTCGATCTGCGGCTGCCCCGTGCGGATCTGATTATCTGGCTCGATACGCCGCGCCTGACCTGTTTGGGCCGGGTCATTCTGCGCAGCGTGTTGAACCGGCCACGCGCAGACCTGCCGGCCGGTTGCACTGAGCGGCTGGATAAAGCATTTCTGGGTTTTCTGAAGTTCGTCTGGCACTTTGATCGGGTCAATCGCCCGAGCATTGACGCTAATCGCTTGGCCATCGGCGCGCAAATTCCGGTCGTTCACCTGCGAGGCTCGCAGCAGATTTCGGCATTTCTGGCCGGTCTGTCGACTCAAGCTCAAACCGCTGAAGCCTCACACATCTGA
- a CDS encoding hemerythrin domain-containing protein, with translation MNAIDLLKADHEKVKGILSQLSESTDRALKKRTELLAKLEMEISIHTRLEEEILYPAFKEAGSKEQDIMYYEAKEEHRTVDSLVLPDLKMTDPGTPEFAGRVKVVKELLEHHIEEEETEMFPQAKKLLGKARLDELGAEMEAMKASYKKDIAAGNMAA, from the coding sequence ATGAACGCCATCGACCTTCTCAAAGCCGACCATGAAAAAGTGAAAGGCATCTTGTCGCAACTCAGCGAATCCACCGACCGGGCGCTGAAAAAACGCACGGAACTGTTGGCCAAGCTGGAAATGGAAATCTCGATCCACACCCGCCTCGAAGAAGAAATCCTCTACCCGGCATTCAAGGAGGCCGGCAGTAAAGAGCAGGACATCATGTACTACGAAGCCAAGGAAGAGCACCGCACCGTGGACTCGCTGGTCCTGCCGGATCTGAAAATGACCGACCCCGGCACGCCCGAGTTCGCAGGTAGAGTGAAAGTGGTCAAGGAGCTGTTGGAGCACCATATCGAAGAGGAAGAAACAGAAATGTTTCCTCAGGCGAAAAAACTCCTCGGCAAAGCCAGACTCGATGAACTCGGCGCCGAAATGGAAGCGATGAAAGCCAGTTACAAAAAGGACATAGCAGCCGGCAACATGGCCGCGTAA
- a CDS encoding FAD-binding oxidoreductase, whose amino-acid sequence MEQGAGKRIVVIGAGIVGASLAYHLAGKGADVTLIEAEDIACGATGRSFGWINATYAGPDPIAQLRGAAINEYRRLETELPALKIRWTGALSYGASIDDIAQASATLLPRAEILAREPNLKHPPQQARFAAEEGALEPAPATHALIAGAQSFGARVLTQTRVLGFTLSGTQVTGVETTTGIIASDIVVIAAGTGIPHLTALLNAALPIAAAPVILIRYKTQADVVRGIISNPQMEVRQGADDTLLAAEDYLDDTPQNSPQAIALRTANAIQNELHGITSIEPESACIGLKPVTADSLPIVGFLPNVTGAYVCSIHPGVTLAAIVGRLASEEIIDGQSSAALAPCRPARFL is encoded by the coding sequence ATGGAACAGGGAGCAGGCAAGCGCATCGTGGTCATTGGTGCAGGCATCGTCGGCGCGTCACTGGCGTATCACCTGGCGGGCAAAGGTGCCGACGTCACGCTGATCGAGGCCGAAGACATCGCGTGCGGCGCCACGGGACGCTCATTCGGCTGGATCAACGCCACTTACGCCGGGCCCGATCCTATCGCGCAACTGCGCGGTGCGGCGATCAACGAATACCGCCGACTCGAAACCGAACTGCCCGCGCTGAAAATACGCTGGACCGGCGCGCTGTCCTACGGCGCGAGCATTGATGACATCGCGCAAGCGTCTGCAACCCTGCTGCCACGCGCCGAGATTCTCGCCCGTGAGCCGAACCTCAAGCATCCCCCGCAGCAAGCCCGTTTCGCCGCCGAAGAAGGCGCACTCGAACCGGCGCCCGCGACCCATGCCTTGATCGCCGGCGCCCAGTCCTTTGGCGCCCGGGTACTCACACAGACCCGAGTGCTCGGGTTCACCCTCAGCGGCACTCAGGTAACCGGCGTTGAAACCACCACAGGCATTATCGCCAGCGACATCGTCGTCATCGCAGCAGGCACCGGTATTCCCCATCTGACCGCCCTGCTCAACGCCGCGCTGCCCATTGCGGCCGCCCCGGTCATCCTCATTCGCTACAAGACCCAGGCCGATGTCGTGCGCGGCATCATTTCCAACCCACAAATGGAAGTTCGGCAAGGTGCGGATGACACCTTGCTGGCTGCGGAGGATTACCTCGACGACACGCCGCAAAATTCTCCGCAAGCGATCGCACTGCGAACCGCCAACGCCATTCAGAACGAACTTCACGGGATCACGTCCATCGAGCCAGAGTCCGCCTGCATCGGCCTCAAACCCGTCACTGCCGATAGCCTGCCCATCGTCGGCTTCCTGCCTAATGTCACTGGCGCCTACGTGTGCTCGATCCACCCCGGCGTCACACTGGCCGCAATCGTCGGCCGACTCGCCAGCGAGGAAATAATCGACGGCCAATCATCGGCCGCCCTCGCCCCGTGTCGTCCCGCGCGATTCCTGTAA